The proteins below are encoded in one region of Nitrospirota bacterium:
- a CDS encoding aconitate hydratase, with protein MNVAQKLISSHLVSGNMKPGEEIAISIDQTLTQDATGTMAYLEFEAMGIPKVKTKLSVSYVDHNTLQTGFENADDHRFLQTIAAKYGIYFSKPGNGICHQVHLERFAKPGQTLLGSDSHTPNAGAVGMLAIGAGGLNVALAMAGQPFYLVMPRVVRVNLKGRCKAGVTAKDIILEVLRRLTVKGGVGKVIEYAGEGLKHLTVPERATITNMGAELGATSSVFPSDEQTKAFLKAQKRGADWTELKPDADAAYDEEVVIELDKLEPVIALPSSPDNVKRVKDVKGTPVRQVCIGSCVNSSYADLMLAAKILKKNKVHPDVSLAISPGSRQALRMITDNGALSDLVSAGARVLECACGPCIGMGQSPATGAVSLRTFNRNFPGRSGTANDQVYLCSPLTAAVSAITGKITDPREVIKKPLRFTLPKTFAVDDSMIIPPSKKPDKVTVERGPNIKPLPVRGALEESLKAKVILKVGDNITTDDIMPAGAKVLPLRSNIPAISEFVFSKVDSTFPARAKSAGGGIVLGGNNYGQGSSREHAALGPMYLGIKVVLAKSFARIHKDNLINFGILPLTVSAEVYDSIVQDSEIEFPGLAKDVRGSSEVTFVNVSSGQTYKAEHGLTERQKEIILAGGLLNSIKK; from the coding sequence ATGAACGTTGCGCAGAAATTAATTTCATCACATCTTGTATCGGGCAATATGAAACCCGGCGAAGAGATCGCCATTTCCATAGACCAGACGCTGACTCAGGATGCGACAGGCACTATGGCTTATCTTGAGTTTGAGGCGATGGGGATACCGAAGGTGAAGACGAAACTCTCGGTAAGCTATGTTGATCACAATACACTTCAGACAGGTTTTGAAAACGCTGACGACCATCGCTTTCTCCAGACGATAGCCGCGAAATACGGCATCTACTTTTCAAAGCCCGGCAATGGTATCTGCCATCAGGTACACCTTGAGAGGTTCGCAAAACCGGGGCAGACACTTTTAGGCTCGGACAGTCATACGCCGAATGCAGGCGCAGTCGGGATGCTTGCAATCGGGGCAGGGGGGCTTAATGTTGCACTGGCAATGGCGGGGCAGCCTTTTTATCTGGTGATGCCCAGGGTTGTCAGGGTGAATCTGAAAGGGAGATGCAAGGCGGGAGTAACCGCGAAAGACATCATCCTTGAGGTGCTCAGGAGATTAACGGTAAAAGGCGGCGTTGGAAAGGTAATTGAATACGCGGGTGAAGGTTTAAAACATCTCACTGTCCCTGAAAGGGCGACGATAACAAACATGGGAGCGGAACTCGGGGCGACGTCCTCGGTATTTCCTTCGGATGAACAGACAAAGGCGTTCTTGAAGGCGCAGAAGCGAGGGGCGGACTGGACGGAGCTCAAACCCGATGCTGATGCGGCATATGATGAAGAGGTCGTGATCGAGCTTGATAAACTTGAGCCGGTGATCGCCTTGCCCTCAAGCCCTGACAATGTTAAGCGCGTGAAAGACGTTAAAGGAACTCCGGTGCGGCAGGTTTGCATCGGGAGCTGCGTTAATTCTTCTTACGCGGACCTCATGCTTGCTGCGAAGATACTCAAAAAGAACAAGGTGCATCCTGACGTCAGCCTTGCCATAAGCCCCGGCTCGCGTCAGGCGCTCAGGATGATCACAGACAACGGCGCTTTATCAGACCTTGTCTCAGCAGGCGCGAGGGTGCTTGAGTGCGCCTGCGGCCCTTGCATCGGCATGGGACAGTCTCCTGCGACAGGCGCGGTCTCTCTCAGGACATTCAACAGGAATTTCCCCGGAAGAAGCGGCACTGCAAATGATCAGGTCTATTTGTGCAGCCCATTGACAGCGGCGGTATCAGCGATCACGGGAAAGATCACCGACCCGCGTGAAGTTATAAAAAAGCCGCTCAGATTCACGCTGCCGAAAACATTCGCTGTAGACGACTCAATGATCATCCCGCCATCAAAGAAACCTGACAAGGTGACAGTTGAACGAGGCCCTAACATTAAACCCCTGCCGGTGAGAGGCGCGCTTGAGGAATCACTGAAAGCAAAGGTGATCTTGAAAGTTGGAGATAACATAACCACCGACGATATCATGCCTGCGGGCGCAAAGGTCCTTCCATTGAGATCGAATATCCCGGCGATATCCGAATTTGTTTTTTCAAAAGTGGATTCAACCTTCCCTGCAAGGGCAAAGTCCGCAGGCGGCGGAATAGTCCTTGGCGGTAACAACTACGGCCAGGGCTCAAGCAGGGAGCACGCGGCGCTCGGTCCGATGTATCTCGGCATTAAAGTAGTGCTCGCGAAATCATTCGCGCGCATCCACAAAGACAACCTGATAAATTTCGGCATACTTCCTCTGACCGTTTCCGCTGAAGTTTATGATTCTATCGTCCAGGATTCAGAAATCGAATTCCCAGGCCTTGCAAAAGACGTGAGAGGGTCCTCAGAGGTCACCTTTGTAAATGTCAGCTCAGGTCAAACGTACAAGGCAGAACACGGGCTGACCGAAAGACAGAAGGAAATAATCCTCGCAGGCGGGTTGTTGAATTCCATTAAAAAATAA
- the fabD gene encoding ACP S-malonyltransferase — translation MKIAFVFPGQGSQHVGMGKDLYDNFEEVRKIYKEASDALGYDVAELSFNGPDSELNKTFRTQPCLLTASYAAFKIISLKGLTPFCVAGHSLGEFTAVTAAGVISFTDAVKISEKRGQYMQEAVPEGKGLMAAVIGLDRDAIIKVCSSVNSGYAAPANYNCPGQIVIAGEKPAVEEAIKLAESAGARRAIPLAVSAPSHCALMKGASERLAELLNNTQLHDPQIPIVNNADAAFLKVQNEIKSSLVRQLNQPLLWEDSIKAMVESGVDTFVEVGPKKVLSGLIKRIAGNVKILNVEDTKSLNDTLSSINK, via the coding sequence ATGAAAATCGCCTTTGTGTTCCCGGGACAGGGTTCGCAGCATGTCGGGATGGGGAAGGATTTATACGACAATTTTGAAGAAGTCCGCAAGATTTACAAAGAAGCGTCAGACGCCCTCGGATACGATGTCGCGGAGCTTAGCTTTAACGGCCCTGATAGCGAACTAAATAAAACCTTCAGGACCCAGCCGTGTCTTCTGACCGCAAGTTATGCTGCATTCAAGATCATCTCCTTAAAAGGGTTAACTCCCTTTTGCGTGGCAGGACACAGCCTCGGTGAGTTTACCGCAGTGACTGCTGCCGGGGTTATTTCATTCACAGACGCGGTGAAAATTTCAGAAAAAAGAGGGCAGTACATGCAGGAGGCGGTGCCTGAGGGAAAAGGCTTGATGGCCGCGGTCATCGGACTTGATAGAGATGCAATTATTAAGGTGTGCAGCTCTGTGAATTCAGGTTACGCTGCTCCCGCAAATTATAATTGTCCCGGACAGATCGTGATCGCCGGGGAAAAGCCTGCCGTTGAAGAGGCGATCAAGCTCGCGGAAAGCGCGGGCGCCCGGAGGGCGATACCTCTTGCCGTATCAGCGCCTTCTCATTGCGCGCTCATGAAAGGCGCGTCTGAACGGCTTGCCGAATTGTTAAATAATACTCAGCTCCATGACCCTCAAATTCCTATAGTGAACAATGCTGATGCTGCTTTTTTAAAAGTCCAAAACGAAATTAAATCATCACTCGTGCGTCAGCTCAACCAGCCTCTCTTGTGGGAAGATTCTATAAAAGCTATGGTTGAAAGCGGCGTGGATACATTCGTTGAAGTGGGCCCCAAAAAAGTCCTCTCAGGGCTGATAAAGAGAATAGCCGGCAATGTGAAGATCCTAAATGTCGAAGACACTAAAAGTCTCAATGACACGTTGAGTTCAATCAATAAGTAA
- a CDS encoding 4Fe-4S binding protein, with amino-acid sequence MSIVVRVDKCTGCETCLNSCPFDAIVMKDGKAFINEYCNYCKTCIAVCPEGAIYETEEQRAEGKGQKIEDYKDVMVFAEQREGKAAAVSFELLGVGRRLADELGTNLLAVLLGADESEAKELIKWGADKVFLCNDTSLLKFNDDSYAEALSRVISEQKPSIVLAGATPIGRSFIPRVAARLRTGLTADCTSLEIDKETRNLLQVRPAFGGNIMATILCPDYRPQMATVRPRVMKRGTYNENKTGEIIHVQPGNMSSRTKVVESVKEVSGISVNLHEAEIIVAGGRGAGGEKGVKMLEELAQALGGVVGASRAAVDEGWIPYSHQVGQTGKTVNPKIYFACGISGAVQHLVGMQSSDIIIAINKNPEAPIFNVATYGIVGDMFEIVPMLIKKIKEIKGL; translated from the coding sequence ATGTCTATAGTTGTCAGAGTTGATAAATGCACAGGCTGTGAAACATGTCTTAACTCGTGTCCCTTTGACGCGATCGTAATGAAAGACGGTAAGGCTTTTATTAATGAATATTGCAATTACTGCAAGACCTGTATTGCAGTGTGCCCTGAAGGCGCAATTTATGAGACTGAAGAGCAAAGGGCAGAGGGCAAAGGGCAAAAGATAGAAGATTATAAAGATGTGATGGTATTTGCGGAACAGAGGGAAGGAAAAGCAGCCGCTGTTTCCTTTGAGTTACTCGGAGTCGGCAGGAGGCTTGCGGATGAACTCGGGACAAATCTTTTAGCAGTATTACTTGGAGCTGATGAATCAGAGGCAAAGGAGCTTATCAAGTGGGGAGCTGATAAAGTTTTTTTGTGCAATGACACCAGCCTTCTGAAATTCAACGATGATTCATACGCGGAAGCCCTCTCAAGAGTTATCAGTGAACAGAAGCCTTCGATTGTTCTTGCGGGGGCCACGCCGATAGGGAGATCATTTATCCCGCGCGTTGCCGCAAGACTCAGGACAGGTTTGACAGCTGATTGCACTTCATTAGAGATCGATAAAGAAACCAGGAATCTCCTTCAGGTTCGCCCGGCATTCGGCGGCAATATCATGGCGACAATCCTCTGCCCTGATTACAGGCCGCAGATGGCAACCGTCAGGCCGCGCGTAATGAAGAGAGGGACTTACAATGAAAATAAAACAGGCGAGATCATACACGTTCAGCCCGGCAATATGTCCTCAAGAACAAAAGTAGTTGAATCCGTGAAAGAGGTATCCGGGATCAGCGTTAACCTGCACGAGGCTGAGATCATTGTTGCCGGCGGCAGAGGAGCAGGCGGTGAAAAAGGCGTTAAAATGCTTGAGGAGCTTGCGCAGGCATTGGGAGGAGTTGTCGGCGCGTCAAGGGCCGCGGTTGACGAGGGCTGGATACCGTACAGCCATCAGGTCGGCCAGACGGGCAAGACTGTAAACCCGAAGATATATTTTGCCTGCGGGATCTCAGGAGCGGTGCAGCATCTTGTCGGCATGCAGTCATCCGACATTATTATCGCGATCAACAAAAATCCCGAAGCGCCTATTTTCAACGTGGCCACCTACGGCATAGTCGGCGATATGTTTGAGATCGTCCCGATGCTCATCAAAAAGATCAAAGAGATAAAAGGATTATAA
- a CDS encoding electron transfer flavoprotein subunit beta/FixA family protein has translation MNIIVCIKQVPDTSEIRINPETNTLMREGVPSIINPFDLNAIEAGLQIKEKTGGKVTVLTMGPPQAETALREAISMGADEAVLLSDRAFAGSDTWATSYTLAQAVRKLGADIIFCGKQAIDGDTAQVGPETAEFLGIPHISYIRKVEEIKDNYIRVQRLMDEGYDVVESSLPVLLTVVKELNQPRMPSLKGKMAAKKAEIKKMGKAEIDADENNLGLKGSPTQVKNIFAPQIKAERKLIEGTPEEQVNALIEEMRKIKCV, from the coding sequence GTGAACATCATTGTCTGCATAAAACAGGTGCCTGACACATCAGAGATCAGGATCAATCCTGAAACGAACACCCTCATGCGTGAAGGCGTTCCGAGCATCATCAACCCTTTTGATCTCAACGCAATTGAGGCGGGGCTGCAAATAAAGGAAAAGACCGGCGGCAAGGTGACTGTTCTGACCATGGGCCCTCCGCAGGCGGAAACCGCCCTCAGGGAAGCGATCTCCATGGGCGCTGATGAAGCTGTGCTTCTTTCGGACAGGGCCTTTGCCGGCTCCGATACCTGGGCGACATCTTATACGCTCGCGCAGGCGGTCAGGAAGCTCGGCGCTGATATTATTTTCTGCGGCAAGCAGGCGATTGACGGAGATACAGCGCAGGTCGGCCCGGAGACAGCGGAGTTTTTGGGCATACCGCATATTTCATATATCAGAAAAGTAGAAGAGATAAAAGATAATTACATCAGGGTCCAGCGTCTTATGGATGAAGGATATGATGTCGTTGAATCGTCACTTCCGGTTTTGCTGACAGTTGTCAAGGAATTGAACCAGCCGAGGATGCCTTCTTTAAAAGGGAAGATGGCCGCAAAAAAGGCGGAGATAAAAAAAATGGGCAAGGCTGAGATTGACGCCGATGAGAACAACCTCGGCTTGAAAGGTTCCCCGACACAGGTGAAAAATATCTTTGCCCCGCAAATAAAGGCTGAGAGGAAGCTGATCGAAGGCACACCGGAAGAACAGGTGAACGCGCTGATCGAAGAGATGAGGAAGATCAAATGCGTATAA
- a CDS encoding acyl-CoA dehydrogenase family protein: MDYFLTEDQAMIRDLAREIAEDKVMPCRAELDEKEEFPWEIMNTLAQSDFFGIYIPEEYGGLGMGGFELTLAIEELSRACLGVSTSFAANALGTYPILLYSSEEQKKKYLPDIASGKRLVAFALTEANAGSDAAGVQTTAKLEGNEYVLNGTKQWITNGGEAEIYTIIAMTDKTKGARGASAFIVEKGTPGFTFGKKENKLGIRASSTRELVFENCRIPKENLISKEGMGFIVAMKTLDKSRTGVGAQGVGVAQGAFEAAANFARERHQFGQPVISFQAVQHMLADMATQIEAARSLVYAVAKYIDSGAKDVSKESAMAKVFATDVAMKVTVDAVQVMGGSGYMKEYPVEKMMRDAKILQIYEGTNQIQRNVIGQALIKETAKKK, encoded by the coding sequence ATGGATTATTTTCTTACAGAAGACCAGGCAATGATAAGGGACCTCGCGCGGGAGATCGCCGAGGATAAAGTAATGCCGTGCAGGGCGGAGCTTGATGAAAAAGAGGAATTCCCCTGGGAAATCATGAACACCCTCGCGCAGTCCGACTTTTTCGGGATTTACATCCCTGAGGAATACGGGGGATTAGGCATGGGCGGCTTTGAGCTGACACTGGCCATAGAGGAATTAAGCAGGGCCTGCCTCGGCGTCTCAACTTCCTTTGCTGCAAATGCGCTTGGCACCTACCCTATTCTTCTTTATTCGTCAGAGGAGCAGAAAAAGAAATATCTCCCTGACATTGCTTCAGGAAAGAGGCTTGTCGCGTTCGCGCTCACGGAGGCAAACGCGGGCAGCGACGCCGCGGGAGTGCAGACGACTGCAAAACTTGAAGGCAATGAATATGTTTTAAACGGCACGAAACAATGGATAACCAACGGCGGCGAGGCGGAGATTTATACAATAATCGCGATGACCGATAAGACTAAAGGAGCAAGAGGCGCCTCGGCGTTTATAGTTGAAAAAGGCACGCCGGGATTCACCTTCGGCAAGAAAGAGAACAAACTCGGGATAAGGGCGTCCTCGACAAGAGAGCTTGTATTTGAAAACTGCCGCATCCCGAAGGAGAACCTTATTTCAAAGGAAGGAATGGGTTTTATCGTGGCGATGAAGACGCTTGATAAATCAAGGACGGGCGTAGGCGCTCAGGGAGTAGGCGTTGCGCAGGGCGCGTTTGAGGCCGCTGCAAATTTCGCAAGAGAACGACATCAGTTCGGTCAGCCCGTTATAAGTTTCCAGGCAGTGCAGCATATGCTTGCGGACATGGCCACGCAGATCGAGGCCGCAAGGTCGTTAGTGTACGCAGTGGCGAAATACATTGACAGCGGCGCAAAGGATGTGTCAAAAGAATCGGCCATGGCAAAGGTATTTGCCACGGACGTTGCAATGAAGGTCACTGTTGACGCCGTGCAGGTGATGGGCGGGTCAGGGTACATGAAAGAATACCCGGTCGAGAAGATGATGCGCGACGCAAAGATCCTGCAGATCTATGAGGGCACAAACCAGATACAGAGAAACGTCATCGGGCAGGCGCTCATAAAAGAAACGGCTAAGAAGAAATAG
- a CDS encoding ketoacyl-ACP synthase III, with product MNSARNCQRGKQLPLKSRITGTGSYAPERVLTNFDLERKVDTSDEWITGRTGIKERRIAKGSEATSDLCLEASKNALKAADVDPSEIDLIIVATMSGDMPMPSTASLLQKKLGAKNAGAFDLNAACSGFLYGLSVADNFIRGGSVKKVLLVGAEVMSKFIDWHDRTTCVLFGDGAGAVVLEPARGQHGILSTHLYSDGNMWDFICLPGGGSLNPPSAKTIKEKMHFVKMKGNETFKVAVRTLERLVIDTLKKNKIKPSELAMLIPHQANLRIIQATAERLKLPMSKVAVNLDRYGNTSSASIPIALDEVVRAGRIKKDDYILLEAFGAGLTWASALIKW from the coding sequence ATGAATTCAGCAAGGAACTGTCAAAGGGGGAAACAGTTGCCTTTAAAGAGTAGAATAACCGGGACAGGCTCATACGCCCCTGAGAGGGTGCTTACCAATTTCGACCTCGAAAGAAAAGTGGACACCTCCGACGAATGGATCACCGGGAGGACCGGGATAAAAGAGCGGAGGATCGCAAAGGGGTCCGAAGCAACTTCCGACCTGTGCCTTGAGGCATCAAAGAACGCCCTGAAGGCGGCTGATGTCGACCCCTCGGAGATCGATTTGATCATAGTCGCAACGATGAGCGGCGACATGCCGATGCCTTCAACCGCCTCTTTGCTGCAGAAAAAACTCGGGGCCAAAAATGCAGGGGCCTTTGATCTCAACGCTGCCTGCAGCGGCTTTTTGTACGGCCTGTCTGTCGCGGACAATTTTATAAGAGGCGGCTCCGTTAAAAAAGTATTGCTTGTCGGCGCGGAGGTCATGTCAAAATTCATTGACTGGCACGACAGGACTACCTGTGTGTTATTCGGAGACGGGGCGGGAGCGGTGGTGCTTGAGCCGGCAAGGGGGCAGCACGGGATACTCTCGACACATCTTTATTCTGACGGGAACATGTGGGATTTTATTTGTCTGCCCGGAGGCGGCTCTTTAAATCCTCCTTCCGCAAAAACCATAAAAGAAAAAATGCATTTTGTTAAGATGAAAGGCAACGAGACCTTCAAGGTCGCGGTTAGGACGCTTGAAAGGCTCGTTATTGATACATTGAAAAAGAACAAGATAAAGCCCTCCGAGCTTGCGATGCTGATACCGCACCAGGCAAATCTCAGGATAATTCAGGCGACTGCGGAGAGGCTGAAGCTGCCGATGAGCAAGGTCGCCGTCAATCTGGACAGGTACGGCAATACATCAAGCGCCTCAATTCCCATAGCCCTTGATGAAGTCGTGAGGGCCGGCAGGATAAAAAAGGATGATTATATTCTCCTTGAGGCCTTCGGAGCGGGGCTGACCTGGGCCTCGGCGTTGATCAAATGGTGA